Proteins from a genomic interval of Capsicum annuum cultivar UCD-10X-F1 chromosome 4, UCD10Xv1.1, whole genome shotgun sequence:
- the LOC107867219 gene encoding acyl-CoA-binding domain-containing protein 5, translated as MIFFQEFFVIAMVALVFSCIIVKIVSALVSNDGRIDKERIVVEETKITKGLVVSSRNSKKRVKFVEQEVVGNVDHVVTQRANEDGVEKKIEGILKKGDDFKGEKVIENLGVIKHCGGEKEVSDDHDDVGKIGLMEDIDVKKIEGILKKGDDFKVEKVTENLEVIEHCGDEREVSDVHDDADMCRKIEFVEKKDEVKKIEGVLKKGDDFKVEKVHENLGVIEQCGGEREVSDGHCDADICSTVGLLEEKDEIKKIEEKIEEIIKKGDDFKGEKVRENFDLIEHYGGEREVSDVHGDADMCSEIGLMEEKDEVKKIEKKIEDILKKGDEFKGKKVCENLDLIEHYGGEREVSDVHDDADMCRQIGLMEEKDVVKKIDELLVVKEKDIVNRMIVDEVKLGENEVVEVGGGLSKGDDDKTDMIAMDEYSDDDWEGIERSELEEEFVKAVNFVDGGNGKNSSMENLGSELMMQLYGLQKIAMEGPCHEPQPMALKVYARAKWNAWQKMGSMNPEVAMEQYIKLLSDHVPKWTHHSKDDCEVGSSETKMTRDPDSLNDTHKDERTQEMNHAAEGGDFSGGGKE; from the exons atgattttttttcaagaattcttTGTTATTGCCATGGTAGCTCTTGTATTTTCTTGTATAATTGTTAAAATTGTTTCTGCTTTAGTGTCAAATGATGGAAGGATCGATAAAGAGAGAATTGTTGTGGAGGAAACCAAGATTACAAAAGGGTTGGTTGTTAGTAGTAGGAACAGTAAGAAAAGAGTCAAATTTGTTGAACAAGAAGTTGTTGGAAATGTTGATCATGTTGTAACACAGAGAGCTAATGAAGATGGggttgagaaaaaaattgaggGTATTTTAAAGAAAGGTGATGACTTTAAGGGAGAAAAGGTTATTGAGAATCTTGGAGTGATTAAGCATTGTGGTGGTGAAAAGGAGGTGAGTGATGATCATGATGATGTAGGGAAAATTGGGTTGATGGAGGATATTGATGTTAAGAAGATTGAGGGTATTTTAAAGAAAGGTGATGACTTTAAGGTAGAAAAGGTTACTGAGAATCTTGAAGTGATTGAGCATTGTGGTGATGAAAGGGAGGTGAGTGATGTTCATGATGATGCAGACATGTGTAGGAAaattgagtttgtggagaaaaagGATGAAGTTAAGAAAATTGAGGGTGTTTTAAAGAAAGGTGATGACTTTAAGGTAGAAAAGGTTCATGAGAATCTTGGAGTGATTGAGCAATGTGGTGGTGAAAGGGAGGTGAGTGATGGTCATTGTGATGCAGATATATGTAGCACAGTTGGGTTGCTGGAGGAGAAGGATGAGATTAAGAAGATTgaggaaaaaattgaagaaattataaAGAAAGGTGATGATTTTAAGGGCGAAAAGGTTcgtgaaaattttgatttgattgagCATTATGGTGGTGAAAGGGAGGTGAGTGATGTTCATGGTGATGCAGACATGTGTAGCGAAATTGGGTTGATGGAGGAAAAGGATGAGGTTAAGAAGAtcgagaaaaaaattgaagatattTTAAAGAAAGGTGATGAGTTTAAGGGGAAAAAGGTTTGTGAAAATCTTGATTTGATTGAGCATTATGGTGGTGAAAGGGAGGTGAGTGATGTTCATGATGATGCAGACATGTGTAGACAAATTGGGTTGATGGAGGAAAAGGATGTGGTCAAGAAGATCGATGAGTTGCTTGTTGTCAAGGAGAAAGATATCGTGAATCGTATGATTGTTGATGAAGTCAAGTTAGGTGAAAATGAGGTGGTTGAGGTGGGAGGAGGGTTGAGTAAAGGGGATGATGACAAGACGGATATGATAGCGATGGATGAATATAGCGATGATGATTGGGAGGGAATTGAGAGAAGTGAATTGGAGGAAGAATTTGTTAAGGCTGTTAACTTTGTGGATGGGGGAAATGGGAAGAATAGTAGTATGGAGAATTTGGGGAGTGAATTGATGATGCAATTGTATGGACTCCAGAAAATTGCAATGGAGGGGCCTTGTCATGAGCCTCAACCGATGGCATTGAAAGTCTACGCCCGCGCCAAATG GAATGCGTGGCAAAAAATGGGAAGCATGAATCCGGAGGTGGCTATGGAGCAGTATATTAAGCTTCTGTCAGACCATGTTCCCAAATGGACGCATCATAGTAAG GATGACTGTGAAGTAGGATCTTCAGAAACTAAAATGACCAGAGATCCAGATTCTTTAAATGATACACACAAAGACGAAAG GACACAGGAAATGAACCATGCTGCAGAGGGAGGTGATTTTTCTGGAGGTGGAAAG GAATAA
- the LOC107868615 gene encoding glycine-rich cell wall structural protein, whose protein sequence is MDERKVFVRSLSFLVFLCFGLYGCVTVEAIREWRFLTSHGKAANVVLTGGYGKEFGGGIGPGGGGGGGGGGGRGGLGCGGIGGGIGGGSGLGYGSGGGKGNCEMGGGFGGGKGGPYVGGSGGGGGFGGGSGSGFGGGFGNGGGFGGGFGSGGGAGGGNGGGYPGYGGSHGQSKLPEVAAGRRN, encoded by the coding sequence ATGGACGAGCGCAAAGTCTTTGTAAGGAGTCTCAGtttcttggttttcttgtgtTTTGGTCTTTATGGATGTGTAACAGTTGAAGCAATCCGAGAATGGAGGTTTTTAACTTCTCACGGAAAGGCTGCTAATGTAGTACTAACCGGTGGTTATGGGAAAGAGTTTGGGGGTGGCATTGGTCCTGGAGGTGGAGGTGGAGGTGGAGGTGGAGGTGGTAGGGGAGGTTTAGGATGTGGTGGTATCGGTGGAGGCATAGGAGGAGGTAGTGGTTTAGGCTATGGCTCTGGTGGTGGTAAAGGTAACTGTGAGATGGGTGGAGGATTTGGCGGTGGCAAGGGTGGTCCATATGTTGGAGGTAGCGGCGGTGGTGGTGGCTTTGGTGGAGGTAGTGgtagtggctttggtggaggattTGGTAATGGtggtggcttcggtggaggatttGGCAGTGGTGGTGGCGCTGGTGGAGGAAATGGTGGCGGATATCCAGGTTATGGCGGTAGCCATGGGCAGTCTAAGTTACCAGAAGTGGCTGCAGGGAGGAGGAACTAA